The DNA window CGCCGGCGTGCAACTGATCCGTGCCGCCAGGGAGAAATTTCCCGACCTGGCCATCCTGGTCTACTGCAGCGGGCGCGCCGCGGAGCAGCATGGCGGCGCCGCACGCGCGGCCGGGGCGCGTTTCGTCACGGCCTCCGCCACGCGGCTCATTGCCGTGCTCAAGAATGTGCTGGGAACGTAGCCATGCTGCATTCCCAGGCGCGCGCTGCCGCGATGATCACTCGCACCGCAGCAGCGGAAACGGATTGATCGCGCCGTCGATGTCATACACGCCGTAATGCAGGTGGGGCGGCGTGACTTTCGCGTTGCCGGAGTTGCCGACATAGCCCAGCACCCGGCCAGCGCCGATTCGCATGCCCGTCTCCACATCCGAGTAACCGTCGAGGTGCGCATAGTAATGGCGCTGCCCTCCCGGCCCGAGCACCCACACCACCAGGCCGCCGAGGCGATTGGTGCCGACCTGCGTGACGATGCCCTCGGTGGTTGACAGCACGGGCGTGCCACGCCTGGCGAAGATATCGATGCCTTCGTGCCGGCGGCCGTCGCCGCGTGCGCTATTCCACGTGTCGCGCAACGCACGCACAGGCACGCCCTCCACGGGCACCGGCAGCGCCTGTGGCCTGGGCATCGCCATGAGGCGCATCGGGTACAGCGCCCGCTCGATGGCCGGCTCCAGGAAGTGATACCCCGCCATGAGGAGCACGGCAACGACAAGGATTTTTACAACGGTCCGCATGGTTGTTCCGTCAGGTCAGGATATCGGACAGATGGGGACACGCCCGTGCATTCCCAGCCTCGATGCAACGGCCGAAAAATCTGGCGCACATCGCATCTCCGGTAAGATTTACCGACCAGTATCGGTTGAATTCTCGCACGGCAACTTCGCGTTCCTGTCCTTGAATGGGGAGATCAACATGGACATATCGCCGTCTCATGCGTCGGTGCGCCCGGGTGGATTCACCTTGCTCGAGCTGATTGTCGTCATCGTCATCCTGGGCGTCGTGGCCGCCGCGGCATTGCCCAAGTTCGCTGCTGTCACCAGCGATGCCCGCAAGGCGGCCCTCGGCGCAGCGCGCGGCTCGCTTGAAGCGGTCAAGACCATGTACCACGGGCAGGCGCTGCTGGGCAGTACCGCCGTGCCCCATGTCGACGCGCAGCGCGCCAGCGTGGTCATGGTCAACGGGTATCCGGCCGCCGCCGCCAGCACCGCCGCCGCGGCCGGCCTGACCACCGCCGAGTGGGCCATCTCGGTCAATGGCCGGGATCTGGTCGTCTCGCCGAAACGCGCCCCGGACGCGGCGACCTGCAAGGTGATCTATTCCGAGGCCATCGCCGACGGCGCCGCCATCACCCCGGCGAAACTCGTGACGGTGGATACCGGTTGCGGACCAGCGCCAGGCAGCGGCTTGCACGCCCATCCCGGTCGCCGCCACGATCCCTCGCGTGCATCAGGCATCCCCGCGCTCACCGCCGCCGGCCATGCCCGGCCACTCCATCTCCAGCTCCATGCCGATCGACTTCGCCAGCCCGTCCAGGTCGGGGAACAAGGTGGCGTTGGTGATGTTCATGCGGTACAGCGCCTTCATTGCCTCCTCGCGCATGCCGATCGGCAGCACGATCTTCTTGAGCAGCGTGCCGCTACCGGCGTAATGACGCAGGATTTCGTCGAGTGGCTTGTCGAGCATGCCCGGCACCACCAGCGTGCCGGATTGGGCCACGAGGCGGCGGTCCATCTCGGTCGGTTCGCCGGTCCAGATGATCGCGTTCGTGTTCGGCAGGAACAGCCGGGCGAAATTTCCGGACAGGCGCGGATCGATCGCATTGCGGTCCATCGCCGGCTGGCCGCGCGGGGCGGCGCTCCACAGCCGCGGGGTGTCCAGCGCATAGACCGCGGCATCCCGCGTGGCGCGCTCCAGCGCAAAGAAGGCCGCCACGAAGGGCGACTTGGTGAAGTCCAGCAGCCGTGTCGGCGCGCCGTGGTGCTGCATCAGCGCCAGGCAGCGTAGCGCATTGTCCAGCACCCCCGGCTTGTCGAGGTAATTATGGGCCTTGCGGCGGAAGATGCGGATCGCCCGTTCCTCGCGCAGCCGCCAACTGGCCTGGTCCGGCACGTAGGCTTCCAGGTAGCGCGACAGCGACGTCAGCAGCGGCCAGCCGGCATCCTGCTGGCCACGGAATGCCCAGCCATCCAGCGCCGAGGACAGGGCGACGAATTCGTTCCAGGTGGGGACGTGGATTGTTTCCATAAGCACTTTGTCAGTGGCGGTGCAGCGAGTTTACCGCAGCGGCGCGTTGCGCCGTCTCGCGCAGGCAACGGATCCGGTACCGCGATGAATCGAAAACCAATAAAAAAGCAATCTTAACCAGCAATCAATAAGTTGCCGAAGTTATAATTCCCCGGCGCGCCGCCCGCGTTTATCGAGGAAGAGACCGATGCTGTTCAACTCCCATGCATTCCTGTTCGGCTTCCTGCCCGTGGTGCTGCTGGCGTATTTCGCCGCCGCCCGGCGTGGCCGCGAATATGGCAACATGGTCCTGGCGCTTGCATCGCTGTTCTTCTACGCATGGTGGGATACGCGCTACCTGCCGCTGCTGCTCGCGTCGATCGCCGGCAACTATGCGTGCTCGCTCCAGATCCGCGCTGCGCAAGGCGTGGCACGCAAACGCTGGCTGGTGGCGGCGCTCGCCGGCAACCTGGCGCTGCTGGCCTGGTACAAATACGCGGGATTCTTTGCCGCCAGCGTGGCGCAGGCCACGGGCTGGAACGTGCCCGTGCTGCACATCGTGCTGCCGATCGGGATCTCGTTCTTCACTTTCACGCAGATCGCCTTCCTCGTCGACACCGCGCGCGGCCATGTCAGCGAAAGCCGCTTCCTGCACTATCTGCTGTTCGTCACCTACTTCCCGCACCTGATCGCGGGCCCGGTGCTGCACCACGGCGATATGATGCCGCAGTTCGCCGACGAGAAGAACCGCTGGCCGCGCGCGGAAAACTTCGCGGTGGGCGCGACGATCTTCTTCATTGGCCTAGGCAAGAAGGTGCTCATCGCCGACAACCTAGCGCCCTATGCGAACGTGCTGTTCGCCGGGCCGCAGGACGTGTCGCTACTGGTGGCCTGGGGCGGCGTGCTGGCCTACGCATTCCAGCTGTACTTTGATTTTTCCGGCTATTCGGACATGGCGATCGGCCTGTCGCGACTGTTCGGCGTGCAGCTGCCGCTGAACTTCGCGTCGCCGTACAAGGCCACGTCGATCATGGAATTCTGGCGCCGCTGGCACATGACGCTGTCGCGCTTCCTGCGCGACTACCTGTACATCCCGCTGGGCGGCAACCGCAGGGGGCCGGCGCGCCGCTCGGCCAACCTGATGGCCACGATGCTGCTCGGTGGCCTGTGGCATGGCGCCGGCTGGAACTTCGTCATCTGGGGCGGCCTGCATGGCCTGTACCTCGTGATCGGCCAGGCCTGGCGCGGTGTCGCACAGCGCATGGGCTGGCACGGCGGCCGTGCTGGCGCCCTCGCCGGCTGGGCGTTGACATTTTCCGCCGTCTGCGTGGCCTGGGTATTCTTCCGCGCGCCGGACCTGCAGACGGCTCTGGCCATCCTGTCCGGCATGCTGGGTGGGCATGGCGTGCAGTTGCCGGCCACTCTCGGCGCGCATTTCGGCGGCCTGAAAGCGGCGCTGGACACCATCGGCATCGGCTGGTACCAGGGCGGTACCGCGCGCTTCATCGAAACCTGGGCCTGGGTCGTGGCGGCCGGCGCCATTGCATTCACGATGCCGAACACGCAGCAGATCATGCACCGCTTCGCGCCCGCGCTCGACGCCTTCGATGCCACGGCAGATCGTCCTCGGCTGGCAATGCGGCTGGCATGGCAACCGGCCCGGCGCCATGCCATGCTGGTCGGCGCGCTTGCCGTGCTGGGCGTGCTGTCGCTGAACCGGCCCACCGATTTCCTGTATTTCCAGTTCTGACACGGATTGCGCATGAATGCCCCCATGAACTCCCCCCGGCGCTCTTCCCTGCATTCGGCAACGACCACCGGCGGGTGCGCGCATCGCCATTATCTGCGCTGGATGCTGGGCACGCTCGCTGGTGCCAGTGTCGCGGTGGCCGGGTTCGTGATGCTCGTCGATCCCTATGGCCTGTATGCGCTGGCCGACATTCCGGGCTTTAACCGCATCAAGCCGCCGGTGGAACGCTATCGCAACGAGATCCGCCTGGCCAGGGCCGACCGCTTCCAGCCCGCCATCGTCATCGCCGGCAATTCGCGCATGGAAGTGGGCATCGACCCCGAAGGACCTCACCTCGCCGGCAGGTATGCCTTCAATCTCGCGCTGGCCGGCACCAGCGCGGAGAAGGCGATCGGCCAGTTGCGCCACCTGGCCGTGCGCGGCCATCCGCCACGACGCGTGATCGCCGGCATGGAATTCGTCGATGCGCTGACGGCCCGCCCCGTT is part of the Pseudoduganella lutea genome and encodes:
- a CDS encoding M23 family metallopeptidase — translated: MRTVVKILVVAVLLMAGYHFLEPAIERALYPMRLMAMPRPQALPVPVEGVPVRALRDTWNSARGDGRRHEGIDIFARRGTPVLSTTEGIVTQVGTNRLGGLVVWVLGPGGQRHYYAHLDGYSDVETGMRIGAGRVLGYVGNSGNAKVTPPHLHYGVYDIDGAINPFPLLRCE
- a CDS encoding MBOAT family O-acyltransferase; the encoded protein is MLFNSHAFLFGFLPVVLLAYFAAARRGREYGNMVLALASLFFYAWWDTRYLPLLLASIAGNYACSLQIRAAQGVARKRWLVAALAGNLALLAWYKYAGFFAASVAQATGWNVPVLHIVLPIGISFFTFTQIAFLVDTARGHVSESRFLHYLLFVTYFPHLIAGPVLHHGDMMPQFADEKNRWPRAENFAVGATIFFIGLGKKVLIADNLAPYANVLFAGPQDVSLLVAWGGVLAYAFQLYFDFSGYSDMAIGLSRLFGVQLPLNFASPYKATSIMEFWRRWHMTLSRFLRDYLYIPLGGNRRGPARRSANLMATMLLGGLWHGAGWNFVIWGGLHGLYLVIGQAWRGVAQRMGWHGGRAGALAGWALTFSAVCVAWVFFRAPDLQTALAILSGMLGGHGVQLPATLGAHFGGLKAALDTIGIGWYQGGTARFIETWAWVVAAGAIAFTMPNTQQIMHRFAPALDAFDATADRPRLAMRLAWQPARRHAMLVGALAVLGVLSLNRPTDFLYFQF
- a CDS encoding FRG domain-containing protein, which produces METIHVPTWNEFVALSSALDGWAFRGQQDAGWPLLTSLSRYLEAYVPDQASWRLREERAIRIFRRKAHNYLDKPGVLDNALRCLALMQHHGAPTRLLDFTKSPFVAAFFALERATRDAAVYALDTPRLWSAAPRGQPAMDRNAIDPRLSGNFARLFLPNTNAIIWTGEPTEMDRRLVAQSGTLVVPGMLDKPLDEILRHYAGSGTLLKKIVLPIGMREEAMKALYRMNITNATLFPDLDGLAKSIGMELEMEWPGMAGGGERGDA